In a single window of the Notamacropus eugenii isolate mMacEug1 chromosome 4, mMacEug1.pri_v2, whole genome shotgun sequence genome:
- the NAPRT gene encoding nicotinate phosphoribosyltransferase isoform X1 — MERPQLEPERDRDRDRDRDRDRDPEAEAAARALLTDLYQFTMALAYWRAGRAREPAEFELFFRRCPFGSSFALAAGLRDCMRFLRTFRLRPADVKYLASVLPPDTDPAFFEYLQGLDCSGVTIRAQPEGSLAFARVPLLCVSGPLLLVQLLETPLLCLINYASLVATNAARLRLIAGPEKRLLEMGLRRAQGPDGGLTASTYSYLGGFDSSSNVLAGQLRGVPVAGTLAHSFVTSFSGSEQPQVPMLAPASGQGPPRDLSTLAESWLDKVCECLGLRAEETHPGERAAFVAYALAFPQAFQGLLDSYNVMRSGLPNFLAVALALAELGYRAVGVRLDSGDLLQQAQEIRSVFRNCASHFQVPWLEDVSIAVSNNIDEEVLTRLAQKDSEVNLIGIGTSVVTCPLQPSLGCVYKLVSVRGQPCRKLTEDSEKQTLPGSKAAYRLYNPEGAPVLDLLQLEEEPPPQAGQELTVWPVNVSGGDYRSLTLTPASLEPLLRVYFHLGQMSEPIPSLAESRALAQKSLSYLSSSHKRLDNPEPYQVALSEKLHALLENLALSSQEGP, encoded by the exons ATGGAGAGACCGCAGCTGGAGCCGGAGCGGGACCGGGACCGGGACCGGGACCGGGACCGGGACCGGGACCCGGAGGCGGAGGCAGCAGCCCGGGCGCTGCTCACCGACCTCTACCAGTTCACCATGGCTCTGGCCTACTGGAGGGCGGGCCGGGCCCGGGAGCCCGCGGAGTTCGAGCTGTTCTTTCGCCGCTGCCCCTTCGGGTCCTCCTTCGCCCTGGCCGCGGGGCTGCGGGACTGCATGCGCTTCTTGCGCACCTTCCGCCTCCGTCCGGCAG ATGTAAAGTACTTGGCTTCCGTGCTTCCACCAGACACGGACCCTGCGTTCTTTGAATACCTGCAGGGACTGGACTGCTCTGGGGTGACTATCCGGGCACAGCCTGAGGGCTCCCTCGCCTTTGCCCGT GTACCGCTGCTCTGCGTGTCTGGGCCTCTCCTCCTAGTGCAGCTCCTGGAGACGCCCCTGCTCTGTCTCATCAACTATGCAAG CCTGGTGGCCACTAATGCAGCTCGACTGCGCCTGATCGCAGGGCCAGAGAAGCGGCTGCTAGAGATGGGGCTTCGGCGGGCACAGGGCCCTGATGGGGGCCTCACAGCCTCTACCTACAGCTACCTGGGCG GCTTTGACAGCAGCAGTAACGTGTTGGCCGGGCAGCTTCGAGGGGTGCCTGTGGCTGGCACCCTGGCTCACTCCTTCGTCACCTCCTTCTCTGGCTCTGAGCAGCCCCAGGTCCCG ATGCTGGCTCCAGCATCTGGGCAAGGGCCTCCCAGGGACCTTTCCACCCTTGCTGAGTCTTGGCTAGACAAAGTGTGTGAGTGTCTAGGCCTGCGGGCAGAAGAGACACACCCTGGAGAACGGGCTGCCTTTGTGGCCTATGCCCTGGCTTTCCCCCAAGCCTTCCAGGGGCTGTTGGACTCCTACAATGTCATGCG gAGTGGCCTTCCCAATTTCCTGGCTGTGGCTTTGGCACTGGCAGAGCTGGGTTACCGGGCAGTGGGTGTGCGCCTAGACAGCGGAGATCTTTTGCAACAGGCCCAGGAAATCCGAAGCGTTTTCCGGAACTGTGCCTCCCA TTTCCAGGTGCCCTGGCTGGAGGATGTGTCCATCGCAGTGAGCAACAACATAGACGAGGAGGTGCTGACCCGGCTGGCTCAGAAG GACAGTGAGGTGAATCTTATTGGCATTGGCACTAGTGTGGTCACATGTCCCCTCCAGCCTTCCCTTGGCTGTGTCTACAAG CTGGTGTCTGTGAGAGGGCAGCCGTGCCGGAAGCTGACAGAGGATTCTGAGAAGCAGACTCTGCCTGGGAGCAAGGCCGCCTATCGGCTCTACAACCCAGAAG GAGCCCCAGTTCTGGACCTGCTGCAGCTAGAGGAGGAGCCACCACCCCAGGCAGGGCAGGAGCTGACAGTGTGGCCCGTGAATGTATCAGGGGGTGACTACAGAAGCCTTACACTCACTCCGGCCTCCTTGGAGCCACTGCTCAGAGTCTACTTCCATCTGGGACAG ATGTCTGAACCTATTCCCTCCCTGGCTGAGTCTCGAGCCTTGGCACAGAAGTCCCTGAGCTACCTCAGCTCATCACATAAGCGACTGGACAATCCTGAGCCCTACCAG GTAGCACTTTCTGAGAAGTTGCATGCCCTGCTGGAGAACCTGGCCCTGAGCAGCCAGGAGGGCCCCTGA
- the NAPRT gene encoding nicotinate phosphoribosyltransferase isoform X2 has product MERPQLEPERDRDRDRDRDRDRDPEAEAAARALLTDLYQFTMALAYWRAGRAREPAEFELFFRRCPFGSSFALAAGLRDCMRFLRTFRLRPADVKYLASVLPPDTDPAFFEYLQGLDCSGVTIRAQPEGSLAFARVPLLCVSGPLLLVQLLETPLLCLINYASLVATNAARLRLIAGPEKRLLEMGLRRAQGPDGGLTASTYSYLGGFDSSSNVLAGQLRGVPVAGTLAHSFVTSFSGSEQPQVPMLAPASGQGPPRDLSTLAESWLDKVCECLGLRAEETHPGERAAFVAYALAFPQAFQGLLDSYNVMRSGLPNFLAVALALAELGYRAVGVRLDSGDLLQQAQEIRSVFRNCASHFQVPWLEDVSIAVSNNIDEEVLTRLAQKDSEVNLIGIGTSVVTCPLQPSLGCVYKLVSVRGQPCRKLTEDSEKQTLPGSKAAYRLYNPEGAPVLDLLQLEEEPPPQAGQELTVWPVNVSGGDYRSLTLTPASLEPLLRVYFHLGQMSEPIPSLAESRALAQKSLSYLSSSHKRLDNPEPYQVFQKHAKFPGFCLASQ; this is encoded by the exons ATGGAGAGACCGCAGCTGGAGCCGGAGCGGGACCGGGACCGGGACCGGGACCGGGACCGGGACCGGGACCCGGAGGCGGAGGCAGCAGCCCGGGCGCTGCTCACCGACCTCTACCAGTTCACCATGGCTCTGGCCTACTGGAGGGCGGGCCGGGCCCGGGAGCCCGCGGAGTTCGAGCTGTTCTTTCGCCGCTGCCCCTTCGGGTCCTCCTTCGCCCTGGCCGCGGGGCTGCGGGACTGCATGCGCTTCTTGCGCACCTTCCGCCTCCGTCCGGCAG ATGTAAAGTACTTGGCTTCCGTGCTTCCACCAGACACGGACCCTGCGTTCTTTGAATACCTGCAGGGACTGGACTGCTCTGGGGTGACTATCCGGGCACAGCCTGAGGGCTCCCTCGCCTTTGCCCGT GTACCGCTGCTCTGCGTGTCTGGGCCTCTCCTCCTAGTGCAGCTCCTGGAGACGCCCCTGCTCTGTCTCATCAACTATGCAAG CCTGGTGGCCACTAATGCAGCTCGACTGCGCCTGATCGCAGGGCCAGAGAAGCGGCTGCTAGAGATGGGGCTTCGGCGGGCACAGGGCCCTGATGGGGGCCTCACAGCCTCTACCTACAGCTACCTGGGCG GCTTTGACAGCAGCAGTAACGTGTTGGCCGGGCAGCTTCGAGGGGTGCCTGTGGCTGGCACCCTGGCTCACTCCTTCGTCACCTCCTTCTCTGGCTCTGAGCAGCCCCAGGTCCCG ATGCTGGCTCCAGCATCTGGGCAAGGGCCTCCCAGGGACCTTTCCACCCTTGCTGAGTCTTGGCTAGACAAAGTGTGTGAGTGTCTAGGCCTGCGGGCAGAAGAGACACACCCTGGAGAACGGGCTGCCTTTGTGGCCTATGCCCTGGCTTTCCCCCAAGCCTTCCAGGGGCTGTTGGACTCCTACAATGTCATGCG gAGTGGCCTTCCCAATTTCCTGGCTGTGGCTTTGGCACTGGCAGAGCTGGGTTACCGGGCAGTGGGTGTGCGCCTAGACAGCGGAGATCTTTTGCAACAGGCCCAGGAAATCCGAAGCGTTTTCCGGAACTGTGCCTCCCA TTTCCAGGTGCCCTGGCTGGAGGATGTGTCCATCGCAGTGAGCAACAACATAGACGAGGAGGTGCTGACCCGGCTGGCTCAGAAG GACAGTGAGGTGAATCTTATTGGCATTGGCACTAGTGTGGTCACATGTCCCCTCCAGCCTTCCCTTGGCTGTGTCTACAAG CTGGTGTCTGTGAGAGGGCAGCCGTGCCGGAAGCTGACAGAGGATTCTGAGAAGCAGACTCTGCCTGGGAGCAAGGCCGCCTATCGGCTCTACAACCCAGAAG GAGCCCCAGTTCTGGACCTGCTGCAGCTAGAGGAGGAGCCACCACCCCAGGCAGGGCAGGAGCTGACAGTGTGGCCCGTGAATGTATCAGGGGGTGACTACAGAAGCCTTACACTCACTCCGGCCTCCTTGGAGCCACTGCTCAGAGTCTACTTCCATCTGGGACAG ATGTCTGAACCTATTCCCTCCCTGGCTGAGTCTCGAGCCTTGGCACAGAAGTCCCTGAGCTACCTCAGCTCATCACATAAGCGACTGGACAATCCTGAGCCCTACCAG GTGTTTCAAAAGCATGCCAAGTTCCCTGGATTCTGCCTGGCCAGCCAATAG
- the NAPRT gene encoding nicotinate phosphoribosyltransferase isoform X4, which produces MGLRRAQGPDGGLTASTYSYLGGFDSSSNVLAGQLRGVPVAGTLAHSFVTSFSGSEQPQVPMLAPASGQGPPRDLSTLAESWLDKVCECLGLRAEETHPGERAAFVAYALAFPQAFQGLLDSYNVMRSGLPNFLAVALALAELGYRAVGVRLDSGDLLQQAQEIRSVFRNCASHFQVPWLEDVSIAVSNNIDEEVLTRLAQKDSEVNLIGIGTSVVTCPLQPSLGCVYKLVSVRGQPCRKLTEDSEKQTLPGSKAAYRLYNPEGAPVLDLLQLEEEPPPQAGQELTVWPVNVSGGDYRSLTLTPASLEPLLRVYFHLGQMSEPIPSLAESRALAQKSLSYLSSSHKRLDNPEPYQVALSEKLHALLENLALSSQEGP; this is translated from the exons ATGGGGCTTCGGCGGGCACAGGGCCCTGATGGGGGCCTCACAGCCTCTACCTACAGCTACCTGGGCG GCTTTGACAGCAGCAGTAACGTGTTGGCCGGGCAGCTTCGAGGGGTGCCTGTGGCTGGCACCCTGGCTCACTCCTTCGTCACCTCCTTCTCTGGCTCTGAGCAGCCCCAGGTCCCG ATGCTGGCTCCAGCATCTGGGCAAGGGCCTCCCAGGGACCTTTCCACCCTTGCTGAGTCTTGGCTAGACAAAGTGTGTGAGTGTCTAGGCCTGCGGGCAGAAGAGACACACCCTGGAGAACGGGCTGCCTTTGTGGCCTATGCCCTGGCTTTCCCCCAAGCCTTCCAGGGGCTGTTGGACTCCTACAATGTCATGCG gAGTGGCCTTCCCAATTTCCTGGCTGTGGCTTTGGCACTGGCAGAGCTGGGTTACCGGGCAGTGGGTGTGCGCCTAGACAGCGGAGATCTTTTGCAACAGGCCCAGGAAATCCGAAGCGTTTTCCGGAACTGTGCCTCCCA TTTCCAGGTGCCCTGGCTGGAGGATGTGTCCATCGCAGTGAGCAACAACATAGACGAGGAGGTGCTGACCCGGCTGGCTCAGAAG GACAGTGAGGTGAATCTTATTGGCATTGGCACTAGTGTGGTCACATGTCCCCTCCAGCCTTCCCTTGGCTGTGTCTACAAG CTGGTGTCTGTGAGAGGGCAGCCGTGCCGGAAGCTGACAGAGGATTCTGAGAAGCAGACTCTGCCTGGGAGCAAGGCCGCCTATCGGCTCTACAACCCAGAAG GAGCCCCAGTTCTGGACCTGCTGCAGCTAGAGGAGGAGCCACCACCCCAGGCAGGGCAGGAGCTGACAGTGTGGCCCGTGAATGTATCAGGGGGTGACTACAGAAGCCTTACACTCACTCCGGCCTCCTTGGAGCCACTGCTCAGAGTCTACTTCCATCTGGGACAG ATGTCTGAACCTATTCCCTCCCTGGCTGAGTCTCGAGCCTTGGCACAGAAGTCCCTGAGCTACCTCAGCTCATCACATAAGCGACTGGACAATCCTGAGCCCTACCAG GTAGCACTTTCTGAGAAGTTGCATGCCCTGCTGGAGAACCTGGCCCTGAGCAGCCAGGAGGGCCCCTGA
- the NAPRT gene encoding nicotinate phosphoribosyltransferase isoform X3: protein MGASQPLPTATWAMLAPASGQGPPRDLSTLAESWLDKVCECLGLRAEETHPGERAAFVAYALAFPQAFQGLLDSYNVMRSGLPNFLAVALALAELGYRAVGVRLDSGDLLQQAQEIRSVFRNCASHFQVPWLEDVSIAVSNNIDEEVLTRLAQKDSEVNLIGIGTSVVTCPLQPSLGCVYKLVSVRGQPCRKLTEDSEKQTLPGSKAAYRLYNPEGAPVLDLLQLEEEPPPQAGQELTVWPVNVSGGDYRSLTLTPASLEPLLRVYFHLGQMSEPIPSLAESRALAQKSLSYLSSSHKRLDNPEPYQVALSEKLHALLENLALSSQEGP from the exons ATGGGGGCCTCACAGCCTCTACCTACAGCTACCTGGGCG ATGCTGGCTCCAGCATCTGGGCAAGGGCCTCCCAGGGACCTTTCCACCCTTGCTGAGTCTTGGCTAGACAAAGTGTGTGAGTGTCTAGGCCTGCGGGCAGAAGAGACACACCCTGGAGAACGGGCTGCCTTTGTGGCCTATGCCCTGGCTTTCCCCCAAGCCTTCCAGGGGCTGTTGGACTCCTACAATGTCATGCG gAGTGGCCTTCCCAATTTCCTGGCTGTGGCTTTGGCACTGGCAGAGCTGGGTTACCGGGCAGTGGGTGTGCGCCTAGACAGCGGAGATCTTTTGCAACAGGCCCAGGAAATCCGAAGCGTTTTCCGGAACTGTGCCTCCCA TTTCCAGGTGCCCTGGCTGGAGGATGTGTCCATCGCAGTGAGCAACAACATAGACGAGGAGGTGCTGACCCGGCTGGCTCAGAAG GACAGTGAGGTGAATCTTATTGGCATTGGCACTAGTGTGGTCACATGTCCCCTCCAGCCTTCCCTTGGCTGTGTCTACAAG CTGGTGTCTGTGAGAGGGCAGCCGTGCCGGAAGCTGACAGAGGATTCTGAGAAGCAGACTCTGCCTGGGAGCAAGGCCGCCTATCGGCTCTACAACCCAGAAG GAGCCCCAGTTCTGGACCTGCTGCAGCTAGAGGAGGAGCCACCACCCCAGGCAGGGCAGGAGCTGACAGTGTGGCCCGTGAATGTATCAGGGGGTGACTACAGAAGCCTTACACTCACTCCGGCCTCCTTGGAGCCACTGCTCAGAGTCTACTTCCATCTGGGACAG ATGTCTGAACCTATTCCCTCCCTGGCTGAGTCTCGAGCCTTGGCACAGAAGTCCCTGAGCTACCTCAGCTCATCACATAAGCGACTGGACAATCCTGAGCCCTACCAG GTAGCACTTTCTGAGAAGTTGCATGCCCTGCTGGAGAACCTGGCCCTGAGCAGCCAGGAGGGCCCCTGA